One window of the Salvia splendens isolate huo1 chromosome 1, SspV2, whole genome shotgun sequence genome contains the following:
- the LOC121809017 gene encoding phosphatidylglycerophosphate phosphatase PTPMT2-like — protein sequence MYIEELKEGDSECGEQQVCGDLCEGDLIVWDPKRLLVGAGARALFYPTLLYNVVRNKVQSEFRWWDRVDEYVLLGAVPFPTDVPRLKALGVGGVVTLNESYETLVPCSLYHDHGIDHLLIPTRDYLFAPSQRDICQAVEFIHANALCGKTTYVHCKAGRGRSTTIVLCYLVKHKEMTPGAAFEYVRSIRPRVLLASSQRQGVEDYYHGLKKSGAESRVVNAPITTLSLPETERADAEEFDDNSLVLITESDLDGYEENHESGEAGEKMMSEINLACKVQFVSQAAISRLSYLWVRCQTGSRRSVGVDIHVY from the exons GTGTGTGGTGATCTTTGTGAAGGTGATTTAATCGTTTGGGACCCAAAAAGGCTGTTGGTCGGGGCGGGTGCTCGTGCTCTTTTCTATCCAACATTGTTGTATAATGTTGTCAGGAATAAGGTTCAGTCCGAGTTCCGGTGGTGGGATAGGGTTGATGAG TATGTTTTGCTCGGAGCTGTTCCATTTCCAACTGATGTGCCACGCTTGAAAGCTCTTGGCGTAGGCGGGGTTGTTACTTTAAATGAATCATATGAGACTTTAGTTCCCTGTTCACTATATCAT GATCACGGCATTGACCACTTGCTGATTCCCACAAGAGATTACCTTTTTGCTCCCTCGCAAAGGGATATATGCCAAGCTGTAGAATTTATCCATG CCAATGCACTTTGTGGAAAAACTACATATGTTCACTGTAAGGCTGGCCGAGGACGCAGCACTACAATTGTTCTCTGTTACCTT GTTAAACACAAGGAAATGACACCAGGAGCTGCATTCGAGTATGTGAGATCCATCCGGCCAAGGGTCTTGTTGGCCTCCTCCCAGCGGCAG GGTGTGGAAGATTATTACCATGGGTTGAAAAAATCCGGGGCCGAGAGTCGTGTGGTAAATGCTCCAATAACCACTTTGAGCTTACCTGAGACTGAGAGAGCCGATGCGGAAGAGTTTGACGACAACTCATTGGTGTTGATCACTGAATCAGACCTTGATGGATACGAAGAAAACCATGAATCAGGGGAAGCGGGCGAGAAGATGATGAGTGAAATAAACCTTGCTTGCAAGGTGCAGTTTGTGAGCCAAGCAGCTATATCGAGGCTGTCGTACCTGTGGGTTCGTTGCCAGACAGGGTCAAGGAGGAGTGTGGGGGTGGACATACATGTTTATTGA
- the LOC121794157 gene encoding peptidyl-prolyl cis-trans isomerase FKBP20-2, chloroplastic-like isoform X2 produces the protein MGRRLFFTFLAGSGAMSAALPSSGKTKKQTPFDERRLLEQNKRIQRENNVPDDFPSFLREGFQVRVVAPDYYVTRDSGLVLWDIAPGQGDCPKDGQQVTFHYVGYNESGRRIDSTYLQGSPAKVRLGTNGLIPGFEEGIKDMKPGGKRRIIIPPELGPPVGPSTFFSSKQYEVFDIELLSIQDCTRRTIGFYSDVVCS, from the exons ATGGGGAGGAGGCTCTTCTTCACTTTCCTTGCTGGATCAGGTGCCATGTCGGCAGCATTGCCATCCTCCGGAAAGACGAAGAAGCAGACCCCGTTCGATGAGAGGCGCCTGCTTGAGCAGAACAAGCGGATTCAGAGGGAGAATAATGTGCCTGATGACTTCCCGAGTTTTCTCAGAGAAg GTTTCCAGGTTAGAGTAGTGGCACCGGACTACTATGTTACGCGTGACTCAGGTCTCGTGTTGTGGGATATTGCACCCGGTCAAGGTGATTGCCCTAAGGATGGCCAGCAG GTGACGTTTCACTATGTTGGCTATAATGAGTCGGGGAGACGTATAGACAGCACGTACTTGCAAGGCTCTCCTGCCAAAGTTCGACTTGGTACTAATGGATTAATCCCAG GATTCGAGGAAGGAATCAAAGACATGAAGCCGGGAGGGAAACGGAGGATAATCATCCCTCCAGAGCTAGGTCCACCA GTTGGACCTTCCACTTTTTTCAGCTCCAAGCAGTATGAAGTTTTTGATATAGAATTGCTAAGCATCCAAGATTGCACGAGGAGGACGATTGGCTTTTATTCTGATGTTGTTTGTTCTTGA
- the LOC121794157 gene encoding peptidyl-prolyl cis-trans isomerase FKBP20-2, chloroplastic-like isoform X1 translates to MTFVSSSLPSTPNYFPCNTLVIYQSHGSSWPQNRAPSCACQIDQEKMGRRLFFTFLAGSGAMSAALPSSGKTKKQTPFDERRLLEQNKRIQRENNVPDDFPSFLREGFQVRVVAPDYYVTRDSGLVLWDIAPGQGDCPKDGQQVTFHYVGYNESGRRIDSTYLQGSPAKVRLGTNGLIPGFEEGIKDMKPGGKRRIIIPPELGPPVGPSTFFSSKQYEVFDIELLSIQDCTRRTIGFYSDVVCS, encoded by the exons ATGACTTTCGTCTCTTCCTCATTGCCCTCCACTCCTAATTATTTTCCTT GTAATACTCTTGTAATCTATCAATCCCATGGATCCTCTTGGCCTCAAAACAGAGCACCATCTTGTGCCTGCCAAAT AGACCAGGAAAAAATGGGGAGGAGGCTCTTCTTCACTTTCCTTGCTGGATCAGGTGCCATGTCGGCAGCATTGCCATCCTCCGGAAAGACGAAGAAGCAGACCCCGTTCGATGAGAGGCGCCTGCTTGAGCAGAACAAGCGGATTCAGAGGGAGAATAATGTGCCTGATGACTTCCCGAGTTTTCTCAGAGAAg GTTTCCAGGTTAGAGTAGTGGCACCGGACTACTATGTTACGCGTGACTCAGGTCTCGTGTTGTGGGATATTGCACCCGGTCAAGGTGATTGCCCTAAGGATGGCCAGCAG GTGACGTTTCACTATGTTGGCTATAATGAGTCGGGGAGACGTATAGACAGCACGTACTTGCAAGGCTCTCCTGCCAAAGTTCGACTTGGTACTAATGGATTAATCCCAG GATTCGAGGAAGGAATCAAAGACATGAAGCCGGGAGGGAAACGGAGGATAATCATCCCTCCAGAGCTAGGTCCACCA GTTGGACCTTCCACTTTTTTCAGCTCCAAGCAGTATGAAGTTTTTGATATAGAATTGCTAAGCATCCAAGATTGCACGAGGAGGACGATTGGCTTTTATTCTGATGTTGTTTGTTCTTGA